The genome window TACAACACTTTGCAATAAGAGCAAACCTTGGTGAGGGGTCATAGGTACACGTTTTATTGTACAGCACTGTGTGATTTCTTCAGCAATAAAAGGGACATTCTTTGCCACCTCCTGCCATGTTGGTATTACATGGACCACAATGTGTGTACAGAgtcaaaatgtttaattgtaTGTTCCATATTACTTTTAGGAGGCAACGCTGGAATTGGAAAGACCACGGCTGTGGACTTGGCACGCAGGGGCGCAAGGGTCATCCTGGCCTGCCGCAATAAACAGCGGGCCGAGGCAGCTGTCTGTGACATCGTAAAGGTGAGAAAATGATGGCTAATAGGGCGGTTTCTGGTTTAATTGCTGCCAAGTtacaagtttcaagtttattgtcatagatacaagcaccatgtacatgtatcatgaaaatcttcctgaatgcttctccacagactgtggacaaggacaatagaaatactgcacaaacaaaacaatgtcaatgacagtaaataagaaTAGCAgtaatgacagcaataacaataaataatggtaacagtagtaacaataatgccagttgacagtcagagaacacagaacgagagaatgagaatccTTGAAgttacagtgtaatttaccaatgtgcttgggtggaacagtccaactctagttactaaaggtggcacattggtgagtattgtatactcttacagcagtggggtaaaagctgttcccgtacctagctgtgcgggttcgaatagacctgagcggctttgcagatggcagagaagagaaaagtgttcGTGCGGGGtcactatgatctttcatgatgcgcatcgtccttctgaggcagcatgtggtgtaagTGTCCTGGACTgccggtagctgtgtgccgatgattccctgagctgttttgaccaccctctgtagggctttcttgtccagAGCTGCCACttcaaatttcacctcctgttgtagtacccttgatgaaggtgcaTATCctaaacttctctggtgaacaCTACCCTGCTGTTGAAAtggtaaattgctgtaattaaGTTAATAtatgttattttggagaaaagcatcagctgaatgagcaGATCTGAACATGGTTAACTTTCAGGAGAGCGGGAACAACCAGGTGGTGTACATGCAGCTGGACCTGGCAAGCTTGCAGTCGGTGCGCTCGTTCGCCGAGACCTTCCTGAAGCAGGAATCGCGGCTGGACATACTCATCAACAACGCAGGTTGGCTCTCGTTAGAACACCGCTGTGATTGGGCCAGGCTTGTCTGACCTACAACACCCATGAGTTTGCTGTAGAATCACAGAAATATAAGTCTGTGAGCAGAGtttagaaatcacacacacactgtctgaaaccgcttgtcccaaccggggtcgcagtgaaccggaccCTAACACGgcacggggaggggacacaccctggacaggatgccagtccgccacaaggactcgaaccccagacctgccgttTAGAAATcaaatattgtttaatttttaaagcatatttcccaatgcataaaaaaagtttgcctattttaaaaaaaaaatctatccaCCTTACTAAAATTCTTAATCTTGTTGCACTGATGCAGCACATCTGTTTTACTGCCACCGCcctaaaagaaattaatttacaaaacatgggatctttttttttttttttttttttagtcgcGAGCACAGTCAGATCTTTCCACGAGAAATTGTCCTGTGGagtttgtaaaatgtttctcttcCATTTTTAGCACTCTGGCTTCAAGGGAGAACTGAGGATGGCCTTGGAATGATATTTggtgtcaaaaaataaaaaaaaaaatcaatccacCTTACTAAAATTCTTCTCAGTCTTGTTTCATTGAAGCAGCCCACCTGTTTTACTGTCaccattctaaaaaaaatttttaaaaagatccCATCTTTTGTAGTCGTGAGCACAGTCAGCTCTTTGCACGAGAAATTGTCCTGTGGactttgtaaaatatgtttctcTTCCATTTTTAGGACTTATGCTTCAGGGGAGAACTGAGGATGGCCTTGGAATGATATTTGGTGTCAATCACATTGGCCACTTCCTGTTAACCCACCTGCTACTGGAGCGACTGAAGGAGTGTGCCCCCAGTCGTGTAATCAATGTGTCATCCATGGCCTATAAATGGGGACATATTGATTTCAACAATGTGGAGACCCACAAAACCCTCAGAACCAGCAATTCTTTTATGCAGATGTTCAAGGCCTACTGTGACACCAAGCTATGCAACATCCTCTTCACTCGTGAGCTGGCCAAGATGTTGCAAGGAACTGGGGTCACCTGTTACAGCGTTCACCCTGGTGAGCGAGTCCAGTGTTCATATTTGCATAAACGTGAAGGTCCttgtttatgttatttattcagctggcagatgctcttctccaaagccgTAGACAACTTGGTGTAAACAAGTGTTTCACCAACATATGGAAAGATTCAGATGGAGGCacatgattctcaaagtacGGTTACTTAGTTCAATAACACTGTGTTTGCAagcatttattaaattacaaattgctccctatcaattctatatagAGCCatcttcatttctcttttttcccccttggaACAAAATTAGTGAAGGTTTATGGAACCTTCCACCACACTgcagccagaactgagaactttaAGTTCACTGTTCTGTCATTGCATTAAAACAGCTCCCTTTGCCTTTGTTTGGAAGTGTTGTGATGCCCCCCTTGTTTGTTGTCCTCAGGAACAATCAAGACGGAGCTCACACGTAACTTCCCCACCATCGCCAAGATCCTGACTCGTCCGATGACTTTTCTGTTCTTCAAGGACCCAATGGCTGGAGCACAGACCACGTTGCATTGTGCCTTGCAGGAAGGCATCGAGCCCCTGAGCGGTCGCTATTTCGAGAACTGTGCTGTGATGGATGTGAATGCCGAGGCACGGGATGATGCCACGGCCAAGAAGCTGTGGGAGATCAGCGAGAGGTTCTGTGGCCTTTCTTGAGGCCTTAGAGAGACTAGCTGGGTATCCTCTTTGGAGCTGAGAGAGGCCAGCAGGGAGGTGGAGACAACAACTCTATGTTAGATTTACTTAAATTGTCTTTTTAAATCTAATCCTCCTTGTATTGATGAATTCAGTGGAATAATtggtaatttgttttaaaataatttggaCCAGccctggggggtgcagtgatgcagcaggcTTTGCTGGGTTccactctctgatgggtctagggttcaagttctgcttggggtgcactgggatggactggcatcccttcctgggtgtgtcccctcctcctccacccttgcaccctgtgttgctgggttaggctctggctcgccgcgaccccttttgggatgagcggtttcaggctgtgtgtgtgtgtgtgtgtgtgtgtgtgtgtgtgtgtgtgtgtgtgtgtgtgtgtgtgtgtgtgtgtggggactgACCACTTGTTTTTCAGGGAACCtaaatttttaatgatttgGGTATTGGGTGTGTGGTTAATTTCTTGTCAACAATAGTAGAAAAGGGTTATGGAATGCAAATGTACAGAGAGATTAAGTAACTGGACATTAAATGCTGTTCATTAAACAGCATTTAATGCCAAAAAAGTGCAGGGAATGTCAGACTTGCAGATGGTGATACCCAAACTGTAATGACATGATTGTAAGCCATAATGTCCAGACACAGTTGTTGTTCGCTATCTGATATCTTTAAAGTCCGAGAGCAGGCATTAAAAGcttttctgttaaatgaattcaTTAACTGAAATAAAGGTGTTTCTCAGCAGAGGggaggatgcagtggcacagcggattttgcctgttcctgctgtctggggttcaagtcccgcttggggtgccttttgatggattgccgtcctgtcctggatgtgtcccctcccccttcagccttgcaccttgtgttgctgggttaggttccagctcaccGTGTCCTGCTTgagatgagtggtttcagaccgtgtgtgtgtttctcagcagCATAACTTGTGATGTCCAGTTACTTAATCTCTCTGTACGTTTGAGTAAggttttcattttggaaaaactgGGCAAGTGTGAAAATTTTGACTTGGCATTAAAGAGACCATGGTATTCatgcaattaatttttgtaTCTCAGTTTGTAATTATAATCTGACAGAACTAATAAACATTCtggtttgttttatattttatggaGTACTCTTTTCACCAGGATGGCAGAACAAAGTTCCAGGGGAAGACACAGAATACCAGCAGTTAGAGTTAACTATTGGAGAGCCAACTGGCatctgaggagaggaaaaaaaaaaaaaaaaaactcccagcagTGAAACGGGGGGGAATagacctctgggggtccaagtatcactggctgcccacccctacTGGGCATTCTGATGTGGCAACAAGGGTaatccttttttcccccagatatGGGACCTGTGCTAATAAGTCAAGTAGCCAACAAGCCAGGATAAAGAGTGTAAAATAATCTCTGAATGTGCTTACACTATATGGTCTTATattctaatatttaaaaaatggaagaacCGTAGCGTGGTCCAGGAAAAACGCTATTTCACTCcaatgtatgttctaaacatattgtggaactGACAAAGTTGACTTGGAACAGAACATCAATATCACCTTATTGTGCCTTAGAGCTGGACTATACCCTTTTacaacacacaccctctgaTCACTTCAGTGTGTCTCAGATGGAGTGAGAGAAGCCTTTCTGAAGTTGGAGTGTGAGATACAACGCAAATTATTTGAATACAGTTTTGAATGTCTCTCGTTCAACAGGTAAGGATCATCAGTTTCCCACCTGTAATTGCTtcttatgtaattatttttacaaaaatataaacaaattttagGAAAAGACTCAAACTGCACAGTTATGCTGACTGGTTTGGCAAGAACTCTGCTAAACTTGATAAGAACTTTTTTCAAGACCCAGTGCAGCCACTGCCAATGCTTCGAAGATAAAGAGCAAATAAAAGTGTCACAGAGGGAACCTGGAGACTTTCTGTACCCATTATTGAACAAAAGgaattacttatttattggtaaatgaaattatattttgtagGGGAACGCAGACCTCTGTAAGGCACCAGTTACCCCCCCAACAAGACAGCACTTAGTGTAGTGGTGAAGGACATGGCCTTGTCTTCCAGAACAATGTCATTTCGAGCCCCACTCCCTTGAACCAGGCACTAAACCTGAATTTTTCTAGGAAGAGTTTAGGTTAAACCATTGCATTTCCTACTAATGTCatgcacacatattttctgtgagaggtacgtcgctttggagaaaagcgtctgctgaatgaatacatgtaaatgtcatgtatGTAAACCACATATTAACGACAACACGGCAAAAAAACATTAGCGCCAATGTTACATTTAGGAAACAGCGACACCGCGTGGATCGACGCACACATTTACAGGGAAGAGTGACCCGGAAGTAGTTCCCCGGGAATTATGTCCGTGTGAAATAGTTGGTGTGTTTGCCCAGCAGTCGGGGAGTAGTTTGTCACCAAAACAAGTTAGAAGGTTCGATTTCGGGAGAGACAGACAGCCGGTGGAAGGATGTCCGTCTTCTTGGTTTGCCTGGCTGCAGTGGTCGCtctttatttgctcatttattataatttccTGAAAGGTTCTCGATGTAAAAGTACTGCAATGCTGACAGGGAAAACCGCCATAGTGACAGGTAATTTTATGTATCGAGGTTAACACTGTTTTACCCATCGCGTCATTAATGAAACTGCTGTCTGCTGCAAGattagaaaaaagagagaaaactgTTCATGGTGaagtttgtcagttttttcagggatttttttaaattgattttaattttaaaaataaaaacatcttccCATCTTTACAGAAATCATCATGTTTAATTATCAGTAGTAGTTATTATTGTAATTCTTGTATAATAACTTACAGTTATAAAATACATTCTACAGTTAAGTTCTGATGTGACACACAATtgcaagtggggggggggggggggggggtcacactgTGACCTCAGTGCCCCCCCCCTGTGCAGGTGCCAACACAGGCATTGGCAAGACCACGGCTCTGGAGCTCGCCAAGAGAGGAGCCCGGGTCATCCTGGCCTGCAGGAGCAAAGAGAGAGCCGAGGCGGCCGTCTATGACATCAGGAGGGTGAGGGGTCATAACCGTCATTCTCACTGCTGTcgtcatcaacatcatcattgatatttacgtttattcatgtagctactttcctccaaagcggcttacaatgttaagctacttataattatttacccatttatacagctgggtaattttactggagcaatttagggtaaataccttgctcaagggtaatatgacaagagatgagattcaaacctgtaacctttggggccaaaggcagcagctttaacctctttgctaccagctgtccgtaTCATCCCTAGCTTTAACATCATCACCACTGCCATCATCAGCATAATCACTGTCATTGCGACGATATCATCGTTACCATTATTATGACCATCACCTTCCTCACCATTACCGTCGCCGCAGTCAtcgacatcatcatcatgatcactCATCGCTGTGATTGTggtcatgatcatgatgatcacCATTATTCTTagcaccaccatcatcatcatcgtcgtcgtcatcatcatcatcatcctcctcctcctcgttaTCTGAGTTTATGTGACTGATTCTGTACTTTTTAATAGTGAGACGTTGCAGGTACAAGAACTTCCACTCATGGGTGCAACAACAGGGTCTCTCTTGGGACTCAGATGAGAAACCTGAGTTGAGGTAAGTTTTCTTCACCAAACATCTCTTGTGTGATATTTCCTgcaaccccaccccccttccagGAGAGCGGGAACAACCAGGTGGTGTACATGCACCTGGACCTGGCGAGTCTCCGTTCGGTGCGCTCCTTTACCGAGACCTTCCTGAAGCAGGAACCACGGCTGGATCTGCTCATCAACAACGCAGGTGAGGCACACGGGACCTGCAGGACACACTCAGGGTCCACCTGTCACAGAGCTCGTTCAGAGCTGTAACGGAACCTGTCGATTCGAGGTGTGATCGGCTCCGGTCGCACGGAGGAGGGCTTTGGCCTGGCCTTCGGAGTCAACCACCTGGGCCACTTCCTGCTCACCTGCCTGCTGCTGGAGCGCCTCAAGCAGACAGGCAGCGCTCGCGTCGTTAACGTTTCGGCTCTCCTCTACCACCTTGGCTCCGTCCACTTCCCCACGCTGGCGGCGCTCAAGGACCTGGTGAGCGGGCAGTCGACCCTGGACAACATCCAGGCATACTGCAGCAGCAAGCTGTGCAATGTGCTGTTCACGCGGGAGCTCGCCAACCGCCTCGAGGGGTCCGGCGTCACCTGCTACAGTCtgcacccaggtgccgtgactACTCTCTCCTCCCACACGTGTGTTAACCGTCAGCGGCTTGGTGTCGCCCCAATGTCAGTGTCGCCCCGTTCTCCCGCCCGCAGGAGTCATCCGCACTGAGATCGGCCGCAACATGAGCCTGTGGCTGAGGCTCCTCACGGTGCCGCTCATCTGGCTTTTCTTCCTGGACGCCGAGTCGGGAGCCCAGACCACACTGCACTGCTCCCTCCAGGAGGGCATCGAATCCCTGAACGGCCGCTTCTTCTCCGACTGCGCCGTGCTTGAGGTGAACGCCAAAGCGCGCGACGACGCCTTGGCCAAGAAGCTGTGGGAGGAGAGCGAGAGGCTGTGCGGCCTTTCCTGAGGTCCACTACGTGAGGGCGCTGTCCGGAACTCGGCTCACGGCGGCCGCGATCCAGAGTGAAGATCACCGATGTTTTAATAAACAAGTCTCTGAGCCGAGCGCCTTCACAGCATCCAAACCCAAAGGCGGTTTGAGTTCAAAGTCTGCTGGTGTACTTTGTTTTTCCGCTTTCGTTCATGTAACTGACACTTACTTACTCCAAgctgacttagtgttaagctgcttgtaATGAGTTACTCATTGAtaaagcaggataatttttactggagcaattcggggtagTTCCTGGTCGAGTGTCTTGTCacctggagatgggatttggaCCTTTTATATGAGTCCAAAGGGGGCACctcttaaccactacgccacctattGGTGgaaacccctccagttgagtcCACTCAGACTAAAGGGATGTGGGAGTGTCTGTGTACCTTATTGTGTGACACTAACACCATaaactaatatttttatgtattttttgtacGCATTCCAGGTGAAGGGATATGGAATCAATAAAGATCACTGCCGAACTAGATGTCTCtaacacttttttcctccaaagcaacttagaacatGTGGTTTGTCCACAaagatacttacagtgatttacccatttatgtagcaaggtaatttttgctgtatcagttcagaaagtgtgggGTTTTACATACagttacctgatgcttttctctaaagtgacatacaatgttaagctacctgcagttatttacaccgctgggtagttttactatAGTAATTGAGGGTttgtactttgcttaagggtactacagctggaagtgggattcaaacctgcaacctttcggtctaaaggcagcagcgccaACTATTATGCTACCACCCTTCCTTATTACAGATGGATGATGTGAAAGATATGAGTATCATTATACTATAAATGGGTTTGTATTTATCTTTAAAATTTGATGCAAAATGCAGTGAGGGCGAGGTGCACGCGCTGTGTTTCCACCCGACAGTGTTGTGTTGCTGCACTCTCTCCGTCACGCTGAGCGCTAATGTGTTGTCGGGGGGAACGAGGTAAATCCCGAATCCAGGGAGGCTGCCGCTGAAGGCGCGGGGGAAGGCGCGGAGATCACCGCGGTGATTTGTATTTTGCACCTTGAGGTGTCCACCGGGTGACAGTAGCTATGAGCCACGTCTTAAGTTGTTGTTGATGGTGCCATAATTCTGGCTGCGCTTTATAAGTTAATATACAGCGAGGCCTTGGCTCCCTGCACAGCCATGATATATCAGTGTGTAAATAAGACAGAACCTTGTCAGAAGGCCTCAACGTGAGCTGATTTATGGCGCGCTTTGCATGCACGCGGCCTCGGTGACTTTGAATAGCTATTTACAGTCGGCCGTACAGCGGAGCGTTCATATGCGAAACACTGTCACTACGGTCTTCGACGTTCAGCATTTTGCTTTCCAGCTTCAACCGTATTGAATCCGCTTGGAAAAGAGATCAGGCGAATGCCAGCGGGCCGTAGTGGAGATTTTCTCAGAACGATCTGGGTCAATATCTCTTCCGGAAAAGTTCAGCTGCGGGAGGAAGACGTTTGGATCCAGTGGGTTCAGGAGGAGCCACACGAACATCTGTGGAAATGGAGTGAGTGCTGGGGGGCAGCAGAGGGTGATGTGGTTAGCACCCTTGCCTTACATACAAAAgcgctgggttcaaatcccacctctccAAGTGCAGGTACCTACCCTCGACTGATCAAACAACggttacccagttgtataaatggctaaatgttTGTGAAGCAGCTTCAGGGAACAGTGCCTTTAAATAAGgagttacatttatctgacactctcctccagagcaacttatacttatttacctatttatacagctgggtaattttactggagtaattcaggggaGGTACCTTTCTcagcagtactacagctggaggggggatttgaacctgtgccctttgggGTCAGAGGCAGCAGTTcaaactgctatgccaccagCTATTCCTGTGCAAtaacctgggtgtgtcccctccccctccagccttgcaccctgtgttgctgggttaggctccagctcaccgtaaccctgcttgggacaagcagcttcagagaatgtgtgtgtttgtttgtttgtttcacagcaCTTGCCTTGAGGGACTTTGCTATGTGGTTGAGAACACTGGTCTGTGCTCCCTGGGATGTCCACTAGGGGGCAGTACGCCACTGTCTCAGCCTCCCTCTGCAAAGTCACACAGAGCTCTTCTCAGCTGCTAAATCTCAACTAAAGTTTCTGCAGGGCTTCAACCCTCCGTGCGTTCGCTCTCTTCTTTGGCAGCACCGGTACGGGTTCGAGCCCGAAGGAAATGCGCG of Scleropages formosus chromosome 10, fSclFor1.1, whole genome shotgun sequence contains these proteins:
- the LOC108932371 gene encoding dehydrogenase/reductase SDR family member 13-like isoform X2, whose product is MSLVQQHGYQPIKGVWIHTLSNLTVTGQQFLTQWRHLVSRVGGNAGIGKTTAVDLARRGARVILACRNKQRAEAAVCDIVKESGNNQVVYMQLDLASLQSVRSFAETFLKQESRLDILINNAGLMLQGRTEDGLGMIFGVNHIGHFLLTHLLLERLKECAPSRVINVSSMAYKWGHIDFNNVETHKTLRTSNSFMQMFKAYCDTKLCNILFTRELAKMLQGTGVTCYSVHPGTIKTELTRNFPTIAKILTRPMTFLFFKDPMAGAQTTLHCALQEGIEPLSGRYFENCAVMDVNAEARDDATAKKLWEISERFCGLS
- the LOC108932371 gene encoding dehydrogenase/reductase SDR family member 13-like isoform X1; the protein is MLGVNSIRATDELAHRDLRIMDVLLLALAVIVSLYGVMYLVCRRGAQCESKSKLHGKTIIVTGGNAGIGKTTAVDLARRGARVILACRNKQRAEAAVCDIVKESGNNQVVYMQLDLASLQSVRSFAETFLKQESRLDILINNAGLMLQGRTEDGLGMIFGVNHIGHFLLTHLLLERLKECAPSRVINVSSMAYKWGHIDFNNVETHKTLRTSNSFMQMFKAYCDTKLCNILFTRELAKMLQGTGVTCYSVHPGTIKTELTRNFPTIAKILTRPMTFLFFKDPMAGAQTTLHCALQEGIEPLSGRYFENCAVMDVNAEARDDATAKKLWEISERFCGLS
- the LOC108932102 gene encoding dehydrogenase/reductase SDR family member 13-like — encoded protein: MSVFLVCLAAVVALYLLIYYNFLKGSRCKSTAMLTGKTAIVTGANTGIGKTTALELAKRGARVILACRSKERAEAAVYDIRRESGNNQVVYMHLDLASLRSVRSFTETFLKQEPRLDLLINNAGVIGSGRTEEGFGLAFGVNHLGHFLLTCLLLERLKQTGSARVVNVSALLYHLGSVHFPTLAALKDLVSGQSTLDNIQAYCSSKLCNVLFTRELANRLEGSGVTCYSLHPGVIRTEIGRNMSLWLRLLTVPLIWLFFLDAESGAQTTLHCSLQEGIESLNGRFFSDCAVLEVNAKARDDALAKKLWEESERLCGLS